In the genome of Burkholderia diffusa, one region contains:
- a CDS encoding MFS transporter has translation MQSAVVGAVRAAASRYRWTVCALLFFATVINYMDRQILGLLAPMLQHDIGWSQVQYGRIVMAFSAFYAIGLLGFGRIVDWLGTRISYAVAMLVWSIAAMLHAAVGSVMGFAAVRALLGIGEGGNFPAAIKTTAEWFPRRERALATGIFNSGANIGAVFAPAIIPAIAVSYGWRAAFVIIGAIGIVWLAVWLVMYRTADTRALAAEYDEPRDEAEALDAANADAGAPRWGELIRKRETWAFLIGKFLTDPVWWFYLFWLPKWLNESRGMDMQHIGLPLVCIYALTTVGSIGGGWLSSMLLRAGWSVNGARKTAMLICACCVLPIAFVSQVQSLWIAVLIVGLAAAAHQGWSANLFTTASDLFPRRAVASVVGIGGMAGSIGGVLFSEVIGQVLQRTGHYWVLFAIGALAYLLALAIMHVLTPKMKPAKLDA, from the coding sequence ATGCAATCTGCCGTCGTCGGCGCGGTGCGCGCGGCCGCCAGCCGCTACCGCTGGACCGTGTGTGCGCTGCTGTTCTTCGCGACCGTCATCAACTACATGGATCGACAGATCCTCGGCCTGCTCGCGCCGATGCTCCAGCACGACATCGGCTGGAGCCAGGTGCAGTACGGCCGCATCGTGATGGCGTTTTCCGCGTTCTACGCGATCGGCCTGCTCGGGTTCGGGCGCATCGTCGACTGGCTCGGCACGCGCATCTCGTATGCGGTCGCGATGCTGGTGTGGAGCATCGCGGCGATGCTGCACGCGGCGGTCGGCTCGGTGATGGGCTTCGCGGCCGTGCGCGCGTTGCTCGGGATCGGCGAGGGCGGCAACTTCCCGGCCGCGATCAAGACGACGGCCGAATGGTTTCCGCGTCGCGAGCGCGCGCTCGCCACCGGCATCTTCAACTCGGGCGCGAACATCGGCGCGGTGTTCGCGCCGGCGATCATCCCGGCGATCGCGGTGTCCTACGGATGGCGCGCGGCGTTCGTGATCATCGGCGCGATCGGCATCGTGTGGCTCGCGGTCTGGCTGGTGATGTATCGCACGGCCGACACGCGCGCGCTCGCCGCGGAATACGACGAGCCGCGCGACGAAGCCGAGGCGCTCGACGCGGCGAACGCGGATGCCGGCGCGCCGCGCTGGGGCGAACTGATCCGCAAGCGCGAGACGTGGGCGTTCCTGATCGGCAAATTCCTGACCGACCCGGTGTGGTGGTTCTACCTGTTCTGGCTGCCGAAGTGGCTCAACGAGTCGCGCGGGATGGACATGCAGCATATCGGCCTGCCGCTCGTGTGCATCTATGCGCTGACGACGGTCGGCAGCATCGGCGGGGGCTGGCTGTCGTCGATGCTGTTGCGCGCGGGCTGGAGCGTGAACGGCGCGCGCAAGACGGCGATGCTGATCTGCGCGTGCTGCGTGTTGCCGATCGCGTTCGTGTCGCAGGTGCAGAGCCTGTGGATCGCGGTGCTGATCGTCGGCCTCGCGGCCGCCGCGCACCAGGGCTGGTCGGCGAACCTGTTTACGACGGCGTCCGACCTGTTCCCGCGCCGCGCGGTCGCCTCGGTGGTCGGCATCGGCGGGATGGCCGGTTCGATCGGCGGCGTGCTGTTCTCGGAAGTGATCGGCCAGGTGCTCCAGCGCACGGGCCACTACTGGGTGCTGTTCGCGATCGGCGCGCTGGCCTACCTGCTTGCGCTGGCGATCATGCACGTGCTCACGCCGAAGATGAAGCCCGCGAAGCTCGACGCCTGA
- a CDS encoding NAD-dependent epimerase/dehydratase family protein codes for MNATSTGARKPFGRLLLTGAAGNLGRQVRGALANWADVVRVSDIAALDDAAPHEEIRVVDLADRPAVMALVDGVDAIVHLGGISVDAPFDDLVDANITGTYNLYEAARKHGVKRVVFASSNHAIGFHPVTEVLDADSPQRPDSLYGVTKCFGESLSRYYFDRFGIETVCLRIGSSFEAPKNPRMLVTFLSYRDLIELVRCSLLTNRVGHVIVYGVSDNPVKWWDNTKAGFLGYRPQDSSEQFAGLFPVTAPTAEYDDPAQRYQGGGFVVGEPMERNAK; via the coding sequence ATGAACGCCACATCCACCGGCGCACGCAAGCCGTTCGGGCGCCTGCTGCTGACCGGCGCGGCCGGCAACCTCGGCCGCCAGGTGCGCGGCGCGCTGGCGAACTGGGCCGACGTCGTGCGCGTGAGCGACATCGCCGCGCTGGACGACGCGGCCCCGCACGAAGAAATCCGGGTCGTCGATCTGGCGGACCGGCCGGCGGTGATGGCGCTCGTCGACGGCGTCGACGCGATTGTCCACCTCGGCGGCATTTCGGTCGACGCGCCGTTCGACGATCTCGTCGATGCGAACATCACAGGCACGTACAACCTGTACGAAGCCGCGCGCAAGCACGGCGTGAAGCGCGTCGTGTTCGCGAGCTCGAACCATGCGATCGGTTTCCATCCGGTCACGGAAGTGCTCGACGCCGATTCGCCGCAGCGTCCGGACAGCCTGTATGGCGTGACGAAGTGCTTCGGCGAGTCGCTGTCGCGTTATTACTTCGATCGCTTCGGGATCGAGACGGTATGCCTGCGGATCGGCTCGTCGTTCGAGGCGCCGAAGAATCCGCGCATGCTGGTGACGTTCCTCAGCTATCGCGACCTCATCGAGCTCGTGCGCTGCTCGCTGCTGACGAACCGCGTCGGGCACGTGATCGTCTACGGCGTGTCGGACAATCCGGTGAAATGGTGGGACAACACGAAGGCCGGCTTCCTCGGCTACCGGCCGCAAGACAGCTCCGAGCAGTTCGCCGGGCTGTTCCCGGTGACGGCGCCGACTGCCGAGTACGACGATCCCGCGCAGCGCTACCAGGGCGGCGGGTTCGTCGTCGGCGAGCCGATGGAGCGCAACGCGAAGTAA
- a CDS encoding LacI family DNA-binding transcriptional regulator gives MVGAARNHPHFPDIGRWPDAGFFCHNPVQSNENVTLPMKKVSPTIRDVAAEAGVSVATVSKYVNGTQRFSPTVEARLKEAIERLGYRSNPLARSMITGRTRTIGLVILDISNPHFTNVVKGANRVALQHDYTLLLVDTEENQARERSLIEALAQRVDGLIVSTRMPDDEAGWMLDLHKPLVLLRRSPGLPIPSVGIDNRLATYMLARHLLNLGHTRIAYLGFGPARVNDERIQGARDCLAEAGLTLDVYDAHAPTADAGERACSRVMLGPHRPQAVICYNDLIALGFMKEAASLGFRLPQDVSVAGVDNVPYGEYAAPALTTIDIQSENMGELAMQKLIDALAGRTDASYSTFEPRLIMRASTAAAG, from the coding sequence ATGGTCGGAGCCGCCCGGAACCATCCGCACTTTCCCGATATCGGCCGGTGGCCGGACGCCGGCTTTTTCTGCCACAATCCGGTGCAATCGAACGAAAACGTTACCCTTCCGATGAAAAAAGTTTCCCCGACGATCCGCGACGTGGCGGCGGAAGCCGGTGTGTCGGTCGCGACGGTATCCAAGTACGTGAACGGCACGCAGCGCTTTTCGCCAACCGTCGAAGCGCGGCTCAAGGAAGCGATCGAGCGGCTTGGCTACCGTTCGAACCCGCTCGCGCGCTCGATGATCACCGGACGCACGCGCACCATCGGCCTCGTGATCCTCGACATCAGCAACCCGCACTTCACCAATGTCGTCAAGGGCGCGAACCGCGTCGCGCTCCAGCACGACTACACGCTGCTGCTCGTCGATACCGAAGAGAACCAGGCGCGTGAACGCTCGCTGATCGAGGCGCTCGCGCAGCGCGTCGACGGGCTGATCGTCAGCACGCGGATGCCCGACGACGAGGCCGGCTGGATGCTCGACTTGCACAAGCCGCTCGTGCTGCTGCGCCGCAGCCCCGGCCTGCCGATTCCGAGCGTCGGCATCGACAACCGGCTCGCCACCTACATGCTCGCGCGCCACCTGCTCAATCTCGGCCATACGCGCATCGCATACCTTGGTTTCGGCCCGGCGCGCGTGAACGACGAACGGATCCAGGGCGCGCGGGACTGTCTCGCCGAAGCGGGGCTCACGCTCGACGTGTACGACGCGCATGCGCCGACCGCCGACGCCGGCGAGCGCGCATGCTCGCGCGTGATGCTCGGGCCGCACCGTCCGCAGGCCGTGATCTGCTACAACGACCTGATCGCGCTCGGCTTCATGAAGGAAGCCGCGTCGCTCGGGTTCCGGTTGCCGCAGGACGTGTCCGTCGCCGGCGTCGACAACGTGCCGTACGGCGAATACGCGGCGCCCGCGCTCACCACCATCGACATCCAGAGCGAGAACATGGGCGAGCTCGCGATGCAGAAGCTGATCGACGCACTCGCCGGGCGCACCGACGCGAGCTATTCGACGTTCGAGCCGCGGCTGATCATGCGTGCGTCGACGGCAGCGGCCGGTTGA
- a CDS encoding NADP-dependent glyceraldehyde-3-phosphate dehydrogenase — protein MPDSASLQQLFPAYQDIPAEFRLAAPIHQRVSLVDGELRPWDGATKTVLSPVCVRQPDGSVAQMEIGSYPVMGETESDAALDAAVRAYDSGRGEWPTMKVEQRIACMQDFIKRMVAQRELVVNLIMWEIGKSLADSQKEFDRTVTYMTQTIDALKELDNANSRFVIAEGTIGQIRRTPLGVVLCMGPYNYPLNETFATLIPALLMGNTVVFKPPQYGTLLFEPLLDAFPKGVINTIYAPGAVVVPHMLASGKINVLALIGSSKVADHLKKQHPKSHRLRAILGLDAKNAAIVLPDADLDLTVKECLLGALSFNGQRCTALKMLLVHRSIVDEFLKRFTAALEQLKIGMPWEKGVSITPLPGMHRTAYMTDAIDDAKARGAQVVNHSGGEFSKTLFYPAVVYPVSEGMKLYREEQFGPIIPVAPFDDVETALDYVTTSEHGQQVSIFGSDPAQIGALVDPLVNQVCRVNINCQCQRGPDVFPFAGRKDSAEGTLSVTDALRAFSIRSMVAAKQTDGSKQLLDSIVSDHYSKFINTGFIF, from the coding sequence ATGCCCGATTCCGCCTCCCTGCAGCAGCTGTTTCCCGCCTATCAAGACATTCCCGCCGAGTTCCGGCTTGCCGCGCCGATCCACCAGCGCGTGTCGCTGGTCGACGGCGAGTTGCGCCCGTGGGACGGCGCGACCAAGACCGTGCTGTCGCCCGTATGCGTGCGCCAGCCGGACGGCAGCGTCGCGCAGATGGAGATCGGCAGCTATCCGGTGATGGGCGAGACGGAAAGCGATGCGGCGCTCGACGCCGCGGTGCGCGCGTACGATTCCGGCCGCGGAGAATGGCCGACGATGAAGGTCGAGCAGCGCATCGCATGCATGCAGGACTTCATCAAGCGAATGGTCGCGCAGCGCGAGCTGGTCGTGAACCTGATCATGTGGGAGATCGGCAAGAGTCTCGCCGATTCGCAGAAGGAGTTCGACCGCACCGTCACGTACATGACGCAGACCATCGACGCGCTGAAGGAGCTCGACAACGCGAATTCGCGCTTCGTGATCGCGGAAGGCACGATCGGCCAGATTCGCCGTACGCCGCTCGGCGTCGTGCTGTGCATGGGGCCGTACAACTATCCGCTGAACGAGACCTTCGCGACGCTGATTCCCGCGCTGCTGATGGGCAACACCGTGGTGTTCAAGCCGCCGCAGTACGGCACGCTGCTGTTCGAGCCGCTGCTCGACGCGTTCCCGAAAGGCGTGATCAATACGATCTACGCGCCGGGCGCGGTGGTCGTGCCGCACATGCTCGCGTCGGGCAAGATCAACGTGCTCGCGCTGATCGGCTCGAGCAAGGTCGCCGATCACCTGAAGAAGCAGCATCCGAAGTCGCACCGGCTGCGCGCGATCCTCGGCCTCGATGCGAAGAATGCGGCGATCGTGCTGCCCGACGCCGATCTCGATCTGACCGTGAAGGAGTGCCTGCTCGGCGCGCTGTCGTTCAACGGCCAGCGCTGTACCGCGCTGAAGATGCTGCTCGTGCATCGCTCGATCGTCGACGAATTCCTGAAGCGCTTCACCGCCGCGCTCGAACAGCTGAAGATCGGCATGCCGTGGGAGAAAGGTGTCAGCATCACGCCGCTGCCGGGCATGCATCGCACCGCGTACATGACCGACGCGATCGACGACGCGAAGGCCCGGGGCGCGCAGGTCGTCAACCATTCGGGCGGCGAATTCAGCAAGACGCTGTTCTACCCGGCCGTCGTGTATCCGGTATCCGAAGGGATGAAGCTGTATCGCGAAGAACAGTTCGGGCCGATCATCCCGGTCGCGCCGTTCGACGACGTGGAAACCGCGCTCGACTACGTGACGACGTCGGAGCACGGCCAGCAGGTCAGCATCTTCGGTTCCGATCCGGCGCAGATCGGCGCGCTCGTCGATCCGCTCGTCAACCAGGTGTGCCGCGTGAACATCAACTGCCAGTGCCAGCGCGGGCCGGACGTGTTCCCCTTCGCGGGGCGCAAGGATTCGGCCGAAGGCACGCTGTCGGTGACCGACGCGTTGCGCGCGTTCTCGATCCGCTCGATGGTCGCGGCGAAGCAGACCGACGGCAGCAAGCAACTGCTCGATTCGATCGTGTCGGATCACTACTCGAAGTTCATCAACACGGGCTTCATTTTCTGA
- a CDS encoding TonB-dependent receptor translates to MKLNKSACHALLIASTLAGTRAACAQASDTAATLPAISVNASAEHASYDGGHSRAATKTDMSLMDVPQTVNVVPHAVIEDQNATSLQDALRNVPGVGFSVGDGQRDQITIRGFNSITDQYVDGIRDDALYYRDLSNVDRVEVLKGPAAVLYGRGSAGGIVNRVLKRPQANPVNDVGVTLGTRGERRGEFDLGWNANDAARFRVTGAAENSNSFRDQFQLNRQAIAPSAQFKLDSDTVLNVEFDYLHDRRTSDQGLPAYRGRPVDVPINTYYGSADGVNSSCNDISAKSATVSLDHRFNDSLSFHGAIRAYDFSLERKNYVTYEPIKTAAHPVVTLDQSTRQRTDHGIDGLFELTQKTSLFGMRHELLYGLELSQQQKFDTVYSVSKVATYDLFNPQPIVLPGVPIGARAKTNASTVVGLAGVYAQDLISLTEHWKVLAGLRFDYLNQIRHDYTSSNVNLDRTDHAWSPRVGLIYEPLDWLTLYGSFSQSFSPLADTLISSGAFSNGAALAPQKTTAYEIGSRFDIGGKATASVALFDMRQTNQQIGDSANPGYALPIGTQHVRGAELGFTGQIAPKWSVYAGYAYLNGTVDGSPQSTAAGLALSSNTPGLMPRHSASLWLKRELPYGFYAAAGMQFQSARYTSASDLVTLPSFTVFNLGAGYRSKKVDVTLTLDNLFNRRYFIAAHGNADLYNMPGDPRTLTATVKWHM, encoded by the coding sequence ATGAAACTCAACAAGAGCGCGTGCCACGCACTTCTGATCGCCTCGACGCTTGCCGGCACACGCGCCGCCTGTGCGCAGGCAAGCGACACCGCGGCGACCCTGCCCGCGATTTCCGTCAACGCGTCCGCCGAGCATGCGTCGTACGACGGCGGCCATTCGCGCGCGGCGACCAAGACCGACATGTCCCTGATGGACGTGCCGCAGACCGTGAACGTCGTGCCGCACGCGGTGATCGAGGATCAGAACGCCACGTCGCTGCAGGATGCGCTGCGCAACGTGCCGGGCGTCGGCTTTTCGGTCGGCGACGGCCAGCGCGACCAGATCACGATCCGTGGCTTCAACAGCATCACGGATCAATACGTCGACGGCATTCGCGACGATGCGCTGTACTACCGCGACCTGTCGAACGTCGATCGCGTGGAAGTGCTGAAGGGGCCGGCCGCCGTGCTGTACGGGCGCGGTTCGGCGGGCGGCATCGTGAATCGCGTGCTGAAGCGGCCGCAGGCGAACCCGGTGAACGACGTAGGCGTGACGCTCGGCACGCGCGGCGAGCGGCGCGGCGAATTCGATCTGGGCTGGAATGCGAACGACGCCGCACGCTTTCGCGTCACCGGCGCGGCCGAGAACTCGAACAGCTTCCGCGATCAGTTCCAGCTCAACCGGCAGGCGATCGCACCGTCCGCGCAGTTCAAGCTCGACAGCGACACGGTGCTGAACGTCGAATTCGACTACCTGCACGATCGCCGCACGTCGGACCAGGGCCTGCCCGCTTACCGCGGCCGGCCGGTCGATGTGCCGATCAACACGTATTACGGCTCGGCCGACGGGGTGAACAGTTCATGCAACGACATCTCGGCGAAAAGCGCGACGGTGTCGCTCGATCACCGCTTCAACGATTCGCTGTCGTTCCACGGCGCGATTCGCGCGTACGACTTCTCGCTCGAGCGGAAGAACTACGTGACCTACGAGCCGATCAAGACCGCCGCGCACCCGGTCGTCACGCTCGACCAGTCGACGCGCCAGCGCACCGATCACGGCATCGACGGGTTGTTCGAGCTCACGCAGAAGACGTCGCTGTTCGGCATGCGCCACGAGCTGCTGTACGGGCTCGAGCTGTCGCAGCAGCAGAAATTCGATACGGTCTACAGCGTGTCGAAGGTCGCGACCTACGATCTCTTCAATCCGCAGCCGATCGTGCTGCCCGGCGTGCCGATCGGCGCGCGCGCGAAGACGAACGCGTCCACCGTCGTCGGGCTCGCAGGCGTGTATGCGCAGGACCTGATCTCGCTGACCGAACACTGGAAGGTGCTCGCGGGTCTGCGCTTCGACTACCTGAACCAGATCCGTCACGACTACACGTCGTCGAACGTCAATCTCGATCGCACCGACCATGCGTGGAGCCCGCGTGTCGGCCTGATCTACGAACCGCTCGACTGGCTGACGCTGTACGGTTCGTTCAGCCAGTCGTTCTCGCCGCTGGCCGACACGCTGATCAGTTCCGGCGCGTTCTCGAACGGCGCCGCGCTCGCGCCGCAGAAGACGACCGCATATGAAATCGGTTCGCGCTTCGACATCGGCGGCAAGGCGACGGCCAGCGTCGCGTTGTTCGACATGCGGCAGACGAACCAGCAGATCGGCGACTCCGCGAATCCCGGCTATGCGTTGCCGATCGGCACGCAGCACGTGCGCGGGGCGGAGCTCGGATTCACCGGGCAGATCGCGCCGAAATGGTCGGTGTATGCGGGTTACGCGTACCTGAACGGCACGGTCGACGGCTCGCCTCAATCGACGGCGGCCGGCCTCGCGCTGTCGAGCAACACGCCCGGGCTGATGCCGCGGCACAGTGCCAGCCTGTGGCTCAAGCGCGAGCTGCCGTATGGTTTCTATGCGGCGGCGGGGATGCAGTTCCAGTCGGCCCGCTACACGTCGGCCAGCGATCTGGTCACGCTGCCGTCGTTCACGGTGTTCAATCTCGGCGCCGGCTATCGCAGCAAGAAGGTCGACGTGACGCTCACGCTCGACAACCTGTTCAATCGCCGGTACTTCATTGCCGCGCACGGCAACGCCGATCTGTACAACATGCCCGGCGATCCGCGCACGCTGACCGCCACGGTGAAATGGCACATGTAA
- a CDS encoding LysE family translocator produces MSVHAFFSANLLLAYTAYFVGTASPGPSNLAIMSVAANHGRKAALAFALGVISGSMFWATVAALGVSAALLAWSKLLVAIKLFGGVYLLWLAFKSGRTAWSAKAAATPKATGDRKLSRFYARGAMLHLTNPKAILVWVSIVALSSNGAGASHGAVVPGCIAIGCLVFGGYALVFSTDAARRLYVRGRRAMEACLAVVFGVAGIRLLTSNA; encoded by the coding sequence ATGAGCGTCCACGCCTTCTTCTCGGCCAATCTGCTGTTGGCCTACACGGCCTATTTCGTCGGGACGGCCAGCCCCGGCCCGAGCAATCTCGCGATCATGTCGGTCGCCGCGAACCACGGCCGCAAGGCCGCGCTCGCGTTCGCGCTCGGCGTCATCTCGGGCTCGATGTTCTGGGCGACGGTGGCTGCGCTGGGCGTGTCGGCCGCGCTGCTCGCATGGTCGAAGCTGTTGGTCGCGATCAAGCTGTTCGGCGGCGTGTACCTGCTGTGGCTCGCGTTCAAGTCGGGCCGCACCGCATGGTCGGCCAAGGCGGCCGCCACGCCGAAGGCGACCGGAGATCGGAAACTGTCGCGCTTCTACGCGCGCGGCGCGATGCTGCATCTGACGAATCCGAAAGCCATCCTGGTGTGGGTGTCGATCGTTGCGCTGTCGTCGAACGGCGCGGGCGCGTCGCATGGCGCGGTGGTGCCGGGTTGCATCGCGATCGGATGCCTGGTGTTCGGCGGCTATGCGCTGGTGTTCTCGACGGACGCCGCCCGCCGGCTGTACGTGCGTGGCCGCCGCGCGATGGAAGCGTGCCTCGCGGTGGTGTTCGGCGTGGCGGGGATCCGGTTGCTGACGTCGAACGCGTGA
- a CDS encoding DUF1330 domain-containing protein, protein MTAYAIAHLHDVEMCDDIVEYLERIDGTLAPFGGHFVIHGARPDVREGVWRGDLIAIAFPDLDTARAWYESDAYQQIQPLRARHASGPLILIDGVDEQHKATDILR, encoded by the coding sequence ATGACCGCCTACGCCATCGCCCACCTGCACGACGTCGAAATGTGCGACGACATCGTCGAATACCTCGAACGCATCGACGGCACGCTCGCGCCGTTCGGCGGTCATTTCGTGATTCACGGCGCGCGGCCCGACGTGCGCGAAGGCGTGTGGCGCGGCGACCTGATCGCGATCGCGTTTCCCGATCTCGATACGGCGCGCGCGTGGTACGAATCAGATGCGTACCAGCAAATCCAGCCGCTGCGCGCACGTCACGCGAGCGGCCCGTTGATCCTGATCGACGGCGTGGACGAGCAGCACAAGGCGACGGACATCCTGCGCTGA
- a CDS encoding MerR family transcriptional regulator, translating to MKIGELARTSGIAASRIRFYEASGLLEPARRQANGYREYGPEALTRLAIIDRAQRAGFALDEIRAVLPPDLRAWPRDELLQALRHKVDEIALLEQRLAQNRRNLQALIDEIANKPAGEDCAGAAQRMLDKLCKEVAGAEPEPAPVPRPRPIRKRA from the coding sequence ATGAAGATTGGAGAACTCGCTCGAACCAGCGGCATCGCGGCATCGCGCATCCGCTTCTACGAAGCGAGCGGCCTGCTCGAACCGGCGCGCCGGCAGGCGAACGGTTATCGGGAATACGGGCCGGAAGCGCTGACGCGGCTCGCGATCATCGACCGCGCGCAACGCGCGGGCTTCGCGCTCGACGAGATCCGCGCGGTGCTGCCGCCCGATCTCCGCGCGTGGCCGCGCGACGAACTGCTGCAGGCGTTGCGGCACAAGGTCGACGAAATCGCGTTGCTCGAACAGCGGCTCGCGCAGAACCGGCGCAACCTGCAGGCGCTGATCGACGAGATCGCGAACAAGCCCGCCGGCGAGGATTGCGCGGGCGCCGCGCAGCGCATGCTCGACAAGCTGTGCAAGGAAGTGGCAGGGGCGGAGCCGGAGCCGGCACCCGTGCCGCGCCCGCGGCCGATCCGCAAGCGCGCGTGA
- a CDS encoding NADH:flavin oxidoreductase/NADH oxidase family protein, whose translation MNLFAPLTLPNGAVIPNRLAKAAMEENMADADHAPSDALLRLYQAWADGGAGLILTGNVMVDGRAMTGPNGVVLDSDTHLDRFRRWAQVARSGGAHVWMQINHPGRQMQAALGQTTLAPSAVPLALGALSKQFPVPKEMTEADIADVRQRFVRAAQLAEESGFTGVQIHAAHGYLLSQFLSPLTNRRQDAWGGSIEHRARLLLDIVHAVRATVSPAFVVSVKLNSADFQRGGFSADDAKRVVELLNPLGVDLVELSGGSYEVPAMQGEARDGRTLAREAYFLEFARDITAVAAMPLMVTGGIRRRAVAEQVVASGVAMVGIATALSIDPNLPRDWQAGKDSAPALQPIRWKNKALGALANMAVVKFQLARLSVGRRTHPGVSPLRALVSQQLAAQCQTRRYRKWMAGRAAR comes from the coding sequence ATGAACTTGTTTGCGCCCCTCACGCTGCCCAACGGCGCGGTGATCCCGAACCGGCTCGCCAAGGCCGCGATGGAAGAGAACATGGCCGATGCGGATCACGCGCCATCCGACGCGTTGCTGCGCCTGTACCAGGCGTGGGCCGACGGCGGAGCGGGCCTGATCCTCACGGGCAACGTGATGGTGGACGGCCGCGCGATGACGGGCCCGAACGGCGTCGTGCTCGACAGCGACACGCATCTCGACCGCTTCCGGCGGTGGGCGCAGGTCGCGCGTTCCGGCGGCGCGCACGTGTGGATGCAGATCAACCATCCGGGGCGGCAGATGCAGGCGGCGCTCGGCCAGACGACGCTCGCGCCGTCGGCCGTGCCGCTCGCGCTCGGCGCGCTGTCGAAGCAGTTCCCGGTGCCGAAGGAGATGACGGAAGCCGACATCGCCGACGTGCGGCAGCGCTTCGTGCGCGCCGCGCAGCTTGCCGAGGAAAGCGGCTTCACCGGCGTGCAGATCCACGCGGCGCACGGCTATCTGCTGAGCCAGTTCCTGTCGCCGCTGACGAACCGCCGGCAGGACGCGTGGGGCGGCAGCATCGAGCACCGCGCGCGGCTTCTGCTCGACATCGTGCACGCCGTGCGCGCGACGGTGTCGCCGGCGTTCGTCGTGTCGGTCAAGCTGAATTCGGCAGACTTCCAGCGCGGCGGCTTCAGCGCGGACGATGCGAAGCGTGTCGTCGAACTGCTGAATCCGCTCGGCGTCGACCTCGTCGAGCTGTCGGGCGGCAGCTACGAAGTGCCGGCGATGCAGGGCGAGGCGCGCGACGGCCGCACGCTGGCCCGCGAAGCGTATTTCCTCGAATTCGCGCGGGACATCACGGCCGTCGCGGCCATGCCGCTGATGGTCACGGGCGGCATCCGGCGCCGCGCGGTGGCCGAACAGGTGGTCGCCAGCGGCGTGGCGATGGTCGGTATCGCGACCGCGCTGTCGATCGATCCGAACCTGCCGCGCGACTGGCAAGCCGGCAAGGACAGCGCGCCGGCGCTGCAGCCGATCCGGTGGAAGAACAAGGCCCTCGGCGCGCTCGCGAACATGGCCGTCGTGAAGTTCCAGCTCGCGCGCTTGAGTGTCGGGCGGCGCACGCATCCGGGCGTGTCGCCGCTGCGCGCGCTGGTGTCGCAGCAACTTGCCGCGCAGTGTCAGACGCGGCGTTACCGCAAGTGGATGGCGGGGCGGGCGGCGCGCTAG